A genomic window from Meiothermus cerbereus DSM 11376 includes:
- a CDS encoding glycoside hydrolase family 36 protein, with the protein MQIQGYDFHISASRLEETLGGYLLSGKTVQIGHPFGRTMFFKQGWQSWSEATWVSLKENPKPILPPERRPQCDDPAYALSPVHGGSGLGGIEGYDGRMLFLGALRPGARIEADRLSLKGFGEHEIEWFLAYGETGEVLARYAELLATTLGVRAQQPAPRVWCSWYSYYSDISEGLMLQSIAGLQGLPFEVFQIDDGWQQNMGDWEPNHKFPSGMSTIALRAQSQGLTPGLWLAPFIARPSSKLFKEHPDWFLRDEKGDLVPAGINWGGFYALDVTLPGVQNWLRNLIQTVRGWGYRYLKLDFLYAAALPGHRHAGEAREDAYREALRIIREAAGDEVYILACGAPIIASLGLVDGLRIGPDVAPYWDNEDRRVFLHDPTGPSAYNALRTSLHRLWLKPLVHTDPDVAYFRTRYNLLSPAQRAVLQDLGLVSGFKATSDPPEWLDGEEREQLKAWLEATPSIAQTGPYTFRIGEREVDFARWLEL; encoded by the coding sequence ATGCAGATTCAGGGCTACGACTTCCACATAAGCGCAAGCAGGCTCGAAGAAACCCTGGGCGGCTACCTGCTTAGCGGCAAAACCGTGCAAATTGGCCATCCCTTCGGACGCACCATGTTTTTCAAGCAGGGCTGGCAAAGCTGGAGCGAGGCAACCTGGGTCAGCCTCAAGGAAAACCCCAAGCCCATCCTGCCCCCCGAGCGGCGGCCCCAATGCGACGACCCCGCCTATGCCCTCTCGCCCGTCCACGGCGGCAGCGGCCTGGGGGGCATCGAGGGCTACGACGGGCGGATGCTTTTTCTGGGTGCGTTGCGCCCTGGCGCCCGCATCGAGGCAGACCGCCTGAGCCTCAAAGGCTTTGGTGAGCACGAGATAGAGTGGTTTTTGGCCTACGGCGAAACTGGAGAGGTTTTGGCCCGCTACGCCGAACTGCTGGCCACCACCCTGGGGGTGCGGGCCCAGCAACCCGCGCCCAGGGTATGGTGTAGCTGGTATAGCTACTACAGCGACATCTCGGAAGGCCTGATGCTCCAGAGTATTGCTGGTCTGCAGGGGCTGCCGTTCGAGGTCTTCCAGATAGACGACGGCTGGCAGCAAAATATGGGCGACTGGGAGCCCAACCACAAGTTTCCCTCGGGCATGAGCACCATCGCGCTACGGGCCCAGAGCCAGGGCCTGACCCCCGGCCTCTGGCTGGCCCCTTTCATCGCCCGGCCCAGCTCCAAATTGTTCAAAGAACACCCTGACTGGTTTTTGCGCGATGAAAAAGGCGATCTGGTTCCGGCGGGCATCAACTGGGGAGGCTTCTACGCCCTCGACGTGACCTTGCCCGGTGTACAAAACTGGTTGCGTAATCTTATCCAGACGGTGCGGGGCTGGGGTTATCGCTACTTGAAGCTGGATTTTCTGTATGCTGCCGCATTACCCGGTCACCGGCACGCCGGGGAGGCCCGAGAGGATGCCTACCGCGAAGCCTTGCGCATCATCCGCGAGGCTGCCGGCGACGAGGTGTACATCCTGGCCTGCGGCGCTCCCATCATCGCCTCGCTGGGTCTGGTGGATGGGCTACGCATTGGGCCTGACGTGGCGCCTTACTGGGACAACGAAGACCGGCGGGTATTTTTGCACGACCCCACCGGCCCCAGCGCCTACAACGCCCTGCGTACCAGCCTGCACCGCCTCTGGCTGAAGCCCCTGGTGCACACCGACCCCGATGTGGCCTATTTTCGTACCCGCTACAACCTGCTCAGCCCTGCCCAGCGGGCGGTACTACAGGACCTGGGGCTGGTATCGGGCTTCAAAGCCACCTCCGACCCCCCAGAGTGGCTGGATGGCGAGGAACGGGAACAACTTAAGGCCTGGCTCGAGGCCACCCCGTCCATCGCACAAACCGGCCCCTATACCTTCAGGATTGGCGAGCGGGAGGTGGATTTTGCCCGCTGGCTGGAGCTTTAG
- a CDS encoding beta-galactosidase, with product MLGVCYYPEHWPRERWAEDARRMKALGLTYVRIGEFAWSCLEPDPGHFTWEWLDEAIETLGQAGLKVVLGTPTATPPKWLIDQHPDILGYDAQGQPRKFGSRRHYSFSSRVYREEARRIVTLLAQRYGQNPFVAGWQTDNEYGCHDTTRSYGPEDLRAFRLWLQARYGRIEALNRAWGNVFWSMAYRSFGEIDLPNQTVTEANPSHWLDFYRFSSDQVAAFNHMQVEILRQHSPGRFILHNFMGYTPDFDHFRLAQDLDIAGWDSYPLGFTDMDVLPCTTEEKLRYAHTGHPDMAAFHHDLYRGVKPRWWVMEQQPGPVNWAHHNPSPAPGMVRLWTWEALAHGAEVVSYFRWRQFPQAQEQFHAGLNRPDLEPDLGFFEAQQVAQELHQLSLSPSTKAPVALVFDYEADWVYRIQPQGQGFVYRDLVWHFYQALRRLGLDVDLVPPGASLKPYRLVVVPSLPILREAALEAFRTAPGTLIFGPRTGSKTEALGIPPQLPPGTLQELLPIKVTRVESWRPGLTDTVLWQGQSWQVGVWKEWVESGLTPVASFGDGKGAIYQQQNRHYLAFWPNREFLQHYLAEAAQRAGLTTQTLPEGLRLRRRGNWVFALNYANHPQTVPAPANAHFVLGGPTMAPYDLAIWVEE from the coding sequence ATGCTAGGCGTCTGCTACTACCCCGAACACTGGCCCCGCGAACGCTGGGCCGAGGATGCCCGGCGCATGAAAGCGCTGGGCCTGACCTACGTCCGCATCGGCGAGTTTGCCTGGAGCTGCCTCGAGCCCGACCCCGGCCACTTTACCTGGGAGTGGCTGGATGAGGCCATCGAAACCCTGGGCCAGGCCGGGCTTAAGGTGGTGCTTGGCACCCCTACCGCTACCCCGCCCAAGTGGCTCATCGACCAGCACCCCGACATTCTGGGCTATGACGCGCAGGGACAACCGCGCAAATTCGGCTCGCGCCGCCACTACAGCTTTAGCAGCCGGGTCTACCGCGAGGAGGCCCGCCGCATCGTAACCCTGCTGGCCCAGCGTTACGGCCAGAACCCCTTTGTGGCGGGCTGGCAGACCGACAACGAGTACGGCTGCCACGACACCACCCGCAGCTATGGCCCCGAGGATCTGCGGGCTTTCCGGCTGTGGTTACAGGCCCGCTATGGCCGCATCGAGGCCCTCAACCGGGCCTGGGGCAACGTGTTCTGGAGCATGGCCTACCGCTCCTTTGGCGAGATCGACCTGCCCAACCAGACCGTTACCGAGGCCAACCCCTCGCACTGGCTCGACTTTTACCGCTTTAGCTCCGATCAGGTAGCCGCCTTCAACCACATGCAGGTGGAAATTCTCAGGCAGCATTCCCCTGGGCGCTTTATCCTGCACAACTTCATGGGCTACACCCCGGACTTCGACCACTTCAGGCTGGCCCAGGACCTAGACATCGCTGGCTGGGACAGCTATCCCCTGGGCTTCACCGATATGGATGTGCTGCCCTGCACAACAGAGGAGAAGCTGCGCTACGCCCATACCGGCCACCCCGACATGGCCGCCTTCCACCACGACCTTTACCGTGGGGTAAAGCCCCGCTGGTGGGTGATGGAGCAGCAGCCCGGGCCGGTCAACTGGGCCCACCACAACCCCTCGCCGGCCCCCGGCATGGTACGTCTTTGGACCTGGGAAGCCCTGGCCCACGGCGCCGAGGTGGTGAGCTACTTCCGCTGGCGGCAGTTTCCCCAGGCCCAGGAGCAGTTTCATGCCGGGCTCAACCGCCCCGACCTCGAGCCCGACCTAGGCTTTTTCGAGGCCCAGCAGGTGGCCCAGGAGCTACACCAGCTCTCCCTGTCCCCAAGCACCAAAGCCCCGGTGGCCCTGGTCTTCGACTACGAGGCCGACTGGGTCTACCGGATTCAGCCCCAGGGGCAGGGGTTTGTGTACCGCGACCTGGTCTGGCATTTTTACCAGGCCCTGCGCCGCCTGGGGCTGGACGTGGACCTGGTGCCCCCTGGGGCCAGCCTGAAGCCCTACCGGCTGGTGGTGGTGCCCAGCCTGCCCATCCTGCGCGAAGCCGCCCTCGAGGCCTTCCGCACCGCCCCTGGCACCCTGATCTTTGGACCCCGTACCGGCTCCAAAACCGAGGCCCTGGGCATACCACCGCAGTTACCCCCAGGCACGCTGCAGGAACTGCTGCCCATCAAGGTGACTCGAGTGGAAAGCTGGCGCCCAGGGCTGACCGACACCGTGCTCTGGCAGGGCCAATCCTGGCAGGTGGGGGTATGGAAGGAGTGGGTTGAGTCTGGCCTGACCCCGGTGGCCTCTTTCGGCGACGGCAAGGGGGCCATCTACCAGCAGCAGAACCGGCACTACCTGGCCTTCTGGCCAAATCGCGAGTTTCTCCAGCACTACCTGGCCGAAGCCGCCCAGCGCGCGGGTTTGACCACGCAAACCTTGCCCGAAGGCTTGCGCCTCCGGCGCCGGGGCAACTGGGTCTTTGCCCTCAACTACGCCAACCATCCGCAAACGGTTCCAGCGCCTGCAAATGCCCACTTTGTTCTGGGTGGCCCCACCATGGCTCCTTATGATTTGGCTATCTGGGTCGAGGAGTAA
- a CDS encoding carbohydrate ABC transporter permease yields MKRQLWWRSLWLHLFLTPLALLWLAPLWLMFVFSTQPEIAIFSTPTPILPGNQFAANLQSLQSDTNFLRTLFNSVMVAGIYTVLSIFLTSLAGYAFARFQFWGKGLLFSLVIATLTIPYFAVVIPQFILVAREAKTLLAILIGMAVFGGIALLLAWLRFSPTLGRVMWLGYAVAALAYLFFGVPALREAMTFDFRLTNTWWAVILPSLANSLGVFYMRQNFLSVPMSLLEAARIDGAGEFRIFFRVAVPLVLPAMAALAIILFLASWNDYLWPLLVLSDREMQTAPVALGSLIGLTRVSWGGIMVGAVMTTLPFLVLFLFLQRYFIAGITAGGVKD; encoded by the coding sequence ATGAAACGACAATTGTGGTGGCGCAGCCTCTGGTTGCACCTGTTCCTGACCCCCCTGGCCCTCTTATGGCTGGCCCCACTCTGGCTGATGTTCGTCTTCTCGACCCAGCCCGAAATCGCCATCTTCAGCACCCCTACCCCCATCCTGCCGGGCAACCAGTTTGCCGCCAACCTGCAAAGCCTGCAGTCGGACACCAACTTCTTGCGCACCCTCTTCAATAGCGTGATGGTGGCTGGCATCTATACGGTGCTCTCCATCTTTTTAACCAGTCTGGCCGGGTATGCTTTTGCCCGTTTTCAGTTCTGGGGCAAGGGGCTCTTGTTCTCGCTGGTAATCGCCACCCTGACCATCCCCTATTTTGCGGTGGTCATCCCGCAGTTCATCCTGGTGGCCCGCGAGGCCAAAACCCTGCTGGCCATCCTGATCGGGATGGCGGTGTTTGGCGGTATTGCGCTTCTCTTGGCCTGGCTCCGCTTCTCGCCTACCCTGGGGCGGGTAATGTGGCTGGGTTACGCGGTAGCAGCGCTGGCCTACCTCTTCTTTGGGGTGCCCGCCCTGCGCGAGGCCATGACTTTCGATTTCCGGCTCACCAACACCTGGTGGGCGGTGATTCTGCCCTCGCTGGCAAATAGCCTGGGCGTATTCTACATGCGGCAGAACTTCCTGAGCGTGCCCATGAGCCTGCTGGAAGCTGCCCGCATCGACGGCGCCGGCGAGTTTCGCATCTTCTTCCGGGTGGCCGTACCGCTGGTGCTCCCAGCCATGGCGGCCCTGGCCATCATTCTCTTCCTGGCCTCCTGGAACGACTACCTGTGGCCCTTGCTGGTGCTTTCCGATCGCGAGATGCAGACCGCACCGGTGGCGCTGGGCTCGCTGATTGGACTCACCCGGGTCTCGTGGGGGGGCATTATGGTGGGGGCAGTTATGACCACCCTGCCCTTTTTAGTCCTGTTCCTGTTCCTGCAGCGCTACTTTATCGCAGGTATTACCGCAGGTGGGGTGAAGGACTAG